One window of the Thermodesulfomicrobium sp. WS genome contains the following:
- a CDS encoding ribonucleoside triphosphate reductase, giving the protein MPKQIRKRDGRIETWSVDRIAQAIFKALKASGIKDPLLAKRLAGKVEARLADVDIPEQELVQDTVEQILMESRLYGVAKRYILYREQRRQIRSQKAAFLDITQTIDSYLNKSDWRVNENANLAHSFQGLMLHLSGSVQARYALEKYPEEIRQAHEHGYFHIHDLSFGLAGYCAGWSLRDLLLEGFNLEGRCSSGPAKHFDSILGQMVNFLGTLQNEWAGAQAFNNVDTYLAPFVRHDRLTYEQVKQAMQKFVFNINTTSRWGGQSPFTNLTFDLVPPRHIAGEAVIIGGKLQDSTYGEYAAEMEMINRAFLEVMLEGDYHGRIFSFPIPTYNVTEDFPWDSTVGDLLLRLTAKYGAPYFQNFINSDLKPEDVRSMCCRLQMDLRELRKRTGGLFGAGDLTGSIGVVTLNLPKLAYLAQGEEDFLDLVREYAELAKDSLEFKRKMVQDNMDKGMFPFSRRYLKNGLRGHFSTIGIVGGHEACLNLLGKGIDTEAGMRLMQRTLEYLRELTARFQEETGNLYNLEATPAEGTSYRLAKIDKELYADIHVSGNGVPYYTNSTLLPVNATADVFEALEHQNKLQPLYTGGTVFHCFLGESVPDTGALRSFIMKALSKTRIPYLSITPTFSVCKDHGYLAGEHHTCPTCGAPAEVYTRVVGYYRPVQLWNKGKQAEYKDRKVYAMETCLRA; this is encoded by the coding sequence ATGCCCAAACAGATTCGCAAGCGTGATGGACGGATCGAGACCTGGTCGGTGGATCGCATCGCCCAGGCCATTTTCAAGGCCCTCAAGGCCAGCGGCATCAAGGACCCGCTGCTTGCAAAGCGCCTGGCCGGCAAAGTGGAAGCGCGACTTGCCGACGTGGACATCCCGGAACAGGAGCTGGTGCAGGACACCGTAGAACAGATCCTCATGGAGTCCCGGCTCTACGGGGTCGCCAAGCGCTATATCCTGTACCGGGAACAGCGGCGGCAAATCCGCAGCCAGAAGGCCGCATTTTTAGACATTACGCAAACCATCGACAGCTATCTCAACAAGTCCGATTGGCGGGTGAACGAAAACGCCAACCTCGCCCACTCTTTCCAGGGGCTCATGCTCCACCTCTCCGGCTCCGTGCAGGCCCGCTACGCCCTGGAAAAATACCCGGAAGAGATCCGCCAGGCCCATGAGCACGGGTATTTCCATATCCATGACCTCTCCTTTGGCCTGGCTGGATACTGCGCCGGGTGGTCCTTGCGGGATCTCCTTTTGGAGGGATTCAACCTCGAGGGCCGGTGCTCTTCCGGGCCTGCCAAGCATTTCGATTCCATCCTGGGACAGATGGTCAACTTCCTGGGCACCCTGCAAAACGAATGGGCAGGCGCTCAGGCGTTCAACAACGTGGATACCTACCTTGCCCCGTTCGTGCGTCATGACCGTTTGACCTACGAGCAGGTCAAGCAGGCCATGCAGAAGTTCGTCTTCAACATCAACACCACGTCCCGCTGGGGAGGCCAAAGCCCGTTTACCAATCTCACCTTCGATCTGGTGCCTCCCAGGCATATTGCCGGCGAGGCGGTAATTATCGGCGGAAAACTCCAGGACTCCACGTATGGCGAATATGCGGCGGAGATGGAGATGATCAACCGTGCCTTCCTGGAAGTGATGCTGGAAGGCGACTACCATGGCCGCATCTTTTCCTTCCCCATCCCCACATACAACGTCACCGAAGACTTCCCGTGGGACTCCACGGTAGGGGACCTGCTTCTTCGCCTGACCGCCAAATACGGCGCTCCGTACTTTCAGAACTTCATCAATTCCGATCTCAAGCCGGAGGACGTGCGCTCCATGTGCTGCCGGCTCCAGATGGATTTGCGGGAGCTGCGCAAGCGCACCGGCGGGCTCTTTGGCGCGGGCGATCTCACCGGCTCCATCGGCGTGGTGACGCTCAATCTCCCCAAGCTGGCCTATCTCGCCCAGGGAGAGGAAGACTTTTTGGACCTGGTGCGCGAATATGCGGAACTCGCCAAGGACTCTTTGGAGTTCAAGCGCAAGATGGTGCAGGACAACATGGACAAGGGGATGTTTCCCTTCTCGCGGCGGTATCTCAAAAACGGCCTGCGCGGGCATTTCAGCACCATCGGTATCGTGGGCGGCCATGAGGCGTGCCTGAACCTTTTGGGCAAGGGCATCGATACCGAGGCGGGCATGCGGCTTATGCAGCGCACCCTGGAGTATCTGCGGGAGCTCACTGCCCGGTTCCAGGAAGAGACCGGGAACCTTTACAACCTGGAGGCGACCCCGGCCGAAGGGACGAGCTATCGTCTGGCCAAGATCGACAAGGAACTCTATGCCGACATCCATGTATCAGGTAATGGCGTGCCGTACTATACCAATTCCACGCTGCTTCCGGTCAATGCCACGGCGGATGTCTTCGAGGCCCTGGAGCATCAAAACAAGCTCCAGCCGCTCTATACCGGCGGGACGGTATTTCATTGTTTCCTTGGGGAGTCCGTGCCGGACACGGGGGCGCTGCGTTCGTTTATCATGAAGGCCCTGTCCAAGACCCGGATTCCGTATCTGTCCATCACTCCGACGTTTTCCGTGTGCAAGGATCACGGATACCTTGCAGGAGAGCATCACACCTGTCCGACGTGTGGAGCACCTGCGGAAGTCTATACCCGGGTGGTGGGGTATTACCGTCCGGTGCAGCTCTGGAACAAGGGCAAACAGGCGGAGTACAAGGACCGGAAAGTGTACGCCATGGAGACGTGCTTGCGGGCATAG
- a CDS encoding anaerobic ribonucleoside-triphosphate reductase activating protein, translating to MSSAWNAVRGCERVSLCDWPGRVAAVLFVAGCPWRCPTCHNAALAWHAHLLAPLDREATLADLRRRRMWLDGLVVSGGEPTAAPELEALLEDVARLGLPVKLDTNGSDPARLEALLASGLVDTVAVDVKGPWWRYPELTGAQVTPEAVEAHFVRIFALAKRAPQRFLFRCTRVPQLTEADLAQVRRQVPEMFPIHWQEYIPPRRVPEENEYAQTDSQA from the coding sequence ATGTCTTCTGCCTGGAACGCGGTGCGGGGCTGTGAGCGGGTGAGTCTGTGCGACTGGCCCGGCCGGGTGGCTGCGGTGCTCTTTGTGGCTGGATGCCCGTGGCGTTGCCCCACCTGCCATAATGCTGCCCTTGCCTGGCATGCACATCTCCTTGCCCCTTTGGACCGCGAGGCGACCTTGGCGGATCTGCGCCGGCGGCGTATGTGGCTGGACGGTTTGGTGGTGAGCGGCGGCGAGCCCACCGCAGCCCCGGAGCTTGAGGCGCTGCTTGAAGACGTGGCACGTCTCGGCCTGCCGGTGAAGCTCGACACCAACGGCAGCGATCCTGCCAGGCTTGAGGCGCTGCTTGCCTCCGGCCTGGTGGATACCGTGGCAGTGGACGTCAAAGGACCGTGGTGGCGCTATCCGGAGCTCACTGGCGCACAAGTGACCCCGGAGGCGGTGGAGGCCCATTTCGTCCGCATCTTCGCCCTGGCGAAGCGAGCGCCGCAGCGGTTTCTCTTTCGTTGCACCCGTGTGCCCCAGCTCACCGAGGCCGATCTGGCGCAGGTGCGAAGACAGGTCCCAGAAATGTTCCCCATCCATTGGCAGGAGTATATTCCTCCTCGCCGTGTCCCTGAAGAGAACGAGTATGCCCAAACAGATTCGCAAGCGTGA
- the thrC gene encoding threonine synthase — MSQFPSYRGRMEYRCLGCQERYSIDELHYTCPSCGGVFLLEDTTFDVLRQHAPDWWRKTFDERAASKRTALRGIFRFYELMAPVVDEEHIVYLGEGNTPIVEASPALSRQVGQRFAFKNDGQNPSASFKDRGMACAFSYLKRLVAVHGWKEVITVCASTGDTSAAAALYAAYVGDPIKSVVLLPKGKVTAQQLSQPLGSGAHVLELPGVFDDCMKVVEYLAENYRVALLNSKNAWRILGQESYAFEIAQWYDWDLAGKAVFVPIGNAGNITAVMSGFLKLYALGIIEQLPRLFGVQSEHADPVFQYYAASPEHRSFTPVRVRPSVAQAAMIGNPVSFPRVRALAERYEKEGGAGAFQVVQVSEQAIIEGMLLANRHGHIACTQGGECLAGLLRARELGLMDPQELAILDATAHALKFAGFQDMYFSGTLPAEYNITPNPALANLPKPVLDDAAKGRLAEDEYTRTAARRVVEILGLSARQ, encoded by the coding sequence ATGAGCCAGTTCCCCTCGTACCGCGGCCGGATGGAGTACCGTTGCCTGGGATGTCAGGAGCGCTATTCCATCGATGAACTTCACTACACCTGCCCTTCGTGTGGCGGGGTGTTCTTGTTGGAGGACACCACCTTCGATGTCCTGCGGCAGCATGCGCCTGACTGGTGGCGCAAAACCTTTGACGAACGCGCGGCCAGCAAGCGCACCGCCTTGCGGGGGATCTTCCGCTTCTACGAACTCATGGCCCCGGTGGTGGACGAAGAGCACATCGTCTACCTGGGCGAAGGCAATACCCCCATCGTGGAGGCCTCGCCGGCCCTTTCGCGCCAGGTGGGGCAGCGTTTCGCCTTCAAGAACGACGGCCAGAACCCCTCGGCCTCCTTCAAAGATCGCGGCATGGCCTGCGCCTTTTCCTACCTCAAGCGCTTGGTGGCAGTGCACGGCTGGAAGGAGGTCATCACCGTGTGCGCCTCCACGGGCGACACTTCGGCCGCGGCTGCCTTGTACGCCGCCTACGTGGGCGATCCCATCAAGAGCGTGGTGCTGCTGCCCAAAGGCAAGGTGACGGCGCAGCAGCTCTCCCAGCCCTTGGGAAGCGGCGCCCACGTGCTGGAACTGCCCGGTGTCTTTGACGACTGCATGAAGGTGGTGGAGTACTTGGCCGAAAACTACCGGGTGGCCCTGCTCAACTCCAAAAACGCCTGGCGCATCCTCGGTCAGGAAAGCTATGCCTTCGAGATCGCCCAGTGGTACGACTGGGATCTGGCCGGCAAGGCGGTGTTCGTTCCCATTGGCAACGCCGGCAACATCACCGCGGTCATGAGCGGCTTTTTGAAGTTGTATGCCTTGGGTATCATCGAGCAGCTTCCGCGGCTCTTTGGCGTGCAGTCCGAGCATGCGGACCCGGTATTCCAGTACTACGCCGCTTCGCCGGAGCATCGAAGCTTCACCCCGGTGCGGGTGCGTCCTTCCGTGGCCCAGGCGGCCATGATCGGCAATCCCGTGTCCTTCCCCCGCGTGCGCGCCCTGGCGGAGCGTTACGAAAAAGAAGGCGGCGCCGGGGCCTTCCAGGTGGTGCAGGTGTCCGAGCAGGCCATCATCGAAGGCATGCTTCTGGCCAATCGTCACGGCCACATCGCCTGCACTCAAGGGGGAGAGTGCCTGGCAGGACTTTTGCGGGCGCGGGAGCTCGGGCTTATGGATCCGCAGGAACTGGCGATCCTCGATGCCACGGCCCATGCCCTCAAGTTTGCGGGATTCCAGGATATGTATTTTTCCGGGACCTTGCCTGCAGAGTACAACATCACCCCCAACCCGGCGCTGGCCAATCTCCCCAAGCCGGTCTTGGACGACGCGGCCAAGGGCCGACTGGCCGAGGACGAATACACCCGCACCGCTGCCCGGCGGGTTGTGGAGATTTTGGGACTTTCTGCGCGGCAGTAA
- a CDS encoding UbiA-like polyprenyltransferase — protein sequence MNLLVRLARFVKIEHSVFALPFAYMGMLWHAQPWPGWRVFGLLTLAMVMVRAFAMGINRIVDRHIDAQNPRTQNRELVTGALSLPQAAGFVAGCAVLFVGACAGLNRLCLALAPCALAWSAFYSFTKRFTSACHVVLGSVLGLAPIAGWIAVAPEWHPAPVILGVAVALWVAGFDILYACQDEDFDRQMGLHSIPADFGIPAALLVARLLHAVAAVLFALAGWAAGAGWIYAACVAVVGGVLWAEHRVVTPQDLSRVNLAFFTMNGCVAIALAAGAVVDLLW from the coding sequence ATGAACCTCCTGGTGCGCCTGGCGCGCTTCGTGAAGATCGAACACTCGGTCTTTGCGCTGCCCTTCGCCTACATGGGCATGCTCTGGCACGCCCAGCCGTGGCCCGGGTGGCGGGTCTTTGGGCTTTTGACCTTGGCCATGGTGATGGTGCGTGCCTTTGCCATGGGCATAAATCGCATCGTGGACCGGCATATCGACGCCCAAAACCCCCGCACCCAGAATCGGGAATTGGTGACAGGCGCCTTGAGCCTGCCGCAGGCGGCAGGGTTTGTGGCCGGGTGCGCCGTACTTTTTGTGGGGGCATGCGCCGGGCTCAATCGCCTTTGTCTGGCGTTGGCGCCGTGTGCCCTGGCGTGGTCGGCCTTCTACAGCTTCACCAAGCGGTTTACCTCGGCATGCCACGTGGTGTTGGGTTCGGTCTTGGGGCTTGCCCCCATCGCGGGGTGGATCGCCGTGGCGCCTGAGTGGCATCCGGCGCCGGTGATCCTCGGGGTGGCGGTTGCCTTGTGGGTGGCGGGGTTCGACATCCTCTACGCCTGTCAGGATGAGGATTTCGACCGCCAGATGGGGCTGCACTCCATCCCCGCAGACTTCGGCATCCCGGCGGCGCTGCTGGTGGCGCGTCTCCTGCACGCCGTGGCTGCGGTGCTCTTTGCGCTGGCCGGCTGGGCGGCAGGGGCAGGATGGATCTACGCCGCCTGTGTGGCGGTCGTGGGCGGGGTGCTCTGGGCGGAACACCGGGTGGTGACGCCGCAGGACCTCTCCCGAGTGAATTTGGCCTTTTTTACCATGAATGGATGTGTGGCCATCGCGCTGGCGGCTGGTGCGGTGGTGGATTTGTTGTGGTGA
- the tyrS gene encoding tyrosine--tRNA ligase, translating into MTEAEVARQMAQIRRGAVEIIDEKELEDKLRSGRPLRVKAGFDPTAPDLHLGHTVLIQKLKHFQDLGHQVIFLIGDFTGMIGDPTGKSETRRALTREEVLANAETYKRQVFKILDPERTHVAFNSTWMDRLGAADFVRLCSHYTVARMLERDDFHKRFTSEQPISIHEFLYPLAQGYDSVALQADVELGGTDQKFNLLMGRHLQREYGQTPQVILTMPILEGLDGVQKMSKSLRNYVGIDEPPAQMFGKLMSISDALMWRYYELLSDLSLDAVAALRADVEAGRVHPKTVKEDLAEELVRRFHGAAAAQAAREEFGAVFGAGAIPEDTPEFRAAPGAVLADVLAASGVCASKAEAKRLCKQHAVAIDGRKEEDFGFVFPAGTFVLKVGKKRFLRVVCA; encoded by the coding sequence ATGACGGAAGCAGAAGTAGCGCGCCAGATGGCACAGATCCGGCGCGGGGCGGTGGAGATCATCGACGAGAAGGAATTGGAAGACAAGCTGCGCTCGGGAAGACCCTTGCGGGTCAAGGCCGGGTTCGACCCCACGGCGCCGGATCTCCATCTCGGCCATACGGTGCTCATCCAGAAGCTCAAGCATTTTCAGGATCTTGGCCATCAGGTGATCTTTCTCATCGGCGATTTCACCGGGATGATCGGTGACCCCACGGGCAAGTCCGAGACCCGCCGTGCGCTCACCCGGGAGGAAGTGCTCGCCAATGCCGAGACCTACAAGCGTCAGGTGTTCAAGATCCTCGATCCGGAGCGCACGCACGTGGCCTTCAACTCCACCTGGATGGACAGGCTCGGCGCGGCGGACTTCGTCCGCCTGTGCTCCCACTACACCGTTGCCCGCATGCTCGAGCGCGATGACTTCCACAAGCGCTTCACCTCCGAGCAGCCCATCAGCATCCATGAATTTTTGTATCCCCTGGCCCAAGGCTATGACTCCGTCGCCCTCCAGGCCGACGTGGAATTGGGGGGGACAGACCAGAAGTTCAATCTCCTCATGGGGCGCCATTTGCAGCGCGAGTACGGCCAGACGCCGCAGGTCATCCTCACCATGCCCATCCTGGAAGGTCTCGATGGGGTGCAGAAGATGAGCAAATCCCTGCGCAACTACGTGGGCATCGATGAACCGCCGGCACAGATGTTCGGCAAACTCATGTCCATTTCCGATGCGCTCATGTGGCGCTACTATGAGCTCCTCTCGGACTTGAGCCTCGATGCCGTGGCCGCGCTGCGGGCGGATGTGGAGGCGGGGCGCGTGCACCCCAAGACCGTCAAAGAGGATCTGGCCGAAGAGTTGGTGCGCCGCTTCCATGGCGCGGCGGCGGCCCAGGCGGCGCGGGAGGAGTTCGGCGCGGTGTTCGGCGCCGGCGCCATCCCGGAGGACACGCCGGAGTTCCGTGCCGCCCCCGGGGCCGTGCTCGCGGACGTGCTCGCCGCCAGCGGGGTGTGCGCCTCCAAGGCCGAGGCCAAGCGTCTCTGTAAGCAGCACGCCGTGGCCATCGACGGCCGCAAGGAGGAGGATTTCGGGTTTGTCTTCCCCGCGGGCACGTTTGTGCTCAAGGTGGGCAAAAAACGCTTCCTGCGGGTGGTGTGCGCATGA
- a CDS encoding TIGR00282 family metallophosphoesterase has translation MRILFLGDIVGRPGRRIARQAVAKATATLGVDMVVANVENASGGVGIAAKTWGELRAMGIHVGTTGNHVWKHRDIEPVLARREGLLRPANYPEPAPGTGMHLHSTPAGPVVVINLLGRTFMEAVDCPFAAADALVAAAPSGACILVDFHAEATSEKWAMAHFLRGRVHAVLGTHTHVPTRDATILDGVTGYITDVGMCGPRESCLGMDPTAVLARFRTGRPVRFPVADGPGVAHGVIIDWAEGRCVGMRPWEYTEGL, from the coding sequence ATGCGCATCTTGTTTTTGGGCGATATCGTAGGCCGCCCGGGGCGGCGCATCGCGCGTCAGGCGGTGGCCAAGGCGACGGCCACGTTGGGCGTGGATATGGTGGTGGCCAACGTCGAGAATGCCTCGGGCGGGGTCGGCATCGCGGCCAAGACCTGGGGCGAGCTTCGCGCCATGGGGATCCACGTGGGCACCACGGGCAACCACGTCTGGAAGCATCGCGACATCGAGCCCGTGTTGGCGCGCAGAGAGGGGCTGTTGCGGCCGGCCAACTATCCGGAGCCTGCACCGGGAACGGGCATGCATCTCCATTCCACGCCAGCGGGGCCGGTGGTGGTGATCAACCTCTTGGGCCGCACCTTCATGGAGGCGGTGGACTGTCCCTTTGCCGCTGCCGACGCCCTGGTGGCCGCCGCGCCTTCCGGGGCGTGCATCCTCGTGGACTTTCACGCCGAGGCCACGAGCGAGAAATGGGCCATGGCCCATTTTCTGCGAGGGCGGGTGCACGCCGTGCTGGGCACCCATACCCATGTGCCCACGCGCGACGCCACCATCCTCGACGGCGTGACCGGGTACATCACGGATGTGGGCATGTGCGGACCGCGGGAGAGCTGCCTGGGCATGGATCCCACGGCTGTGCTTGCGCGTTTCCGTACGGGCCGGCCGGTGCGTTTTCCCGTGGCCGATGGACCGGGTGTGGCCCATGGGGTGATCATTGATTGGGCCGAGGGGCGGTGCGTGGGCATGCGTCCCTGGGAATATACGGAGGGGCTATGA
- the rny gene encoding ribonuclease Y, which translates to MGEIMTALVWIAIGAAGGFFLKKYLLEQEMDGAQQMAARILDEAKKEALAQKKEILVQAEAEALARKKEAEQDVKDRERELKKNESRLQAKEERLEQKVEQLAQRESELGMLEKKLVKQEKELEAKEQRLCELVAEQQRKLEEISGLTAEEAKNRFMQEVESKARHEAARMIRQIEMEAQETAHRKAQMIIATAVQRYASDYVAEHTVSAVELPSEDMKGRIIGREGRNIRALEAATGVDLIIDDTPETVVLSAFSPLRREIAKRSLERLISDGRIHPARIEEIVKKVEKEMEVQVREIGEQATFDLGVHGIHPELVKLLGQLRFRTSFTQNVLQHSLEVGFLCGIMAAELGMDVKKARRAGLLHDIGKAVDHEVEGPHAVIGADLAKKYNEPGDVIHAIAAHHEDVPPKSVLAVLVQAADALSGARPGARKELLESYVKRLEELEGIAMSFAGVTRAYAIQAGREVRVMVDCDQVNDDGVFLLSKDIAKQIEEKMTYPGQIRVTVIREKRAVGVAK; encoded by the coding sequence ATGGGTGAAATAATGACCGCCCTGGTGTGGATCGCCATCGGTGCGGCTGGTGGCTTTTTCTTGAAGAAGTATCTTCTGGAGCAGGAGATGGACGGCGCGCAGCAGATGGCCGCGCGTATTTTGGATGAGGCAAAAAAAGAGGCGCTTGCCCAGAAAAAGGAGATTCTTGTCCAGGCGGAAGCAGAAGCCTTGGCGCGCAAGAAAGAGGCGGAGCAGGATGTCAAGGACCGCGAGCGGGAGCTCAAGAAGAACGAATCCCGCCTGCAGGCCAAAGAAGAGCGCCTGGAGCAGAAGGTCGAGCAATTGGCCCAGCGGGAAAGCGAGCTGGGTATGCTGGAGAAAAAGCTCGTCAAGCAGGAGAAGGAGCTGGAGGCCAAGGAACAGCGCCTCTGCGAATTGGTGGCCGAGCAGCAGCGGAAATTGGAGGAAATCAGCGGCCTGACGGCCGAGGAGGCCAAAAATCGCTTCATGCAGGAAGTGGAGAGCAAGGCCCGGCACGAAGCGGCGCGCATGATCCGCCAGATCGAGATGGAGGCGCAGGAGACGGCGCACCGCAAGGCGCAGATGATCATCGCTACAGCAGTGCAGCGCTATGCCAGCGACTATGTGGCCGAGCACACGGTGAGCGCCGTGGAGCTTCCCAGCGAGGACATGAAAGGCCGCATCATCGGCCGTGAAGGCCGCAATATCCGCGCCTTGGAAGCCGCCACGGGCGTGGACCTCATCATCGACGACACCCCGGAGACCGTAGTGCTCTCCGCCTTCAGCCCCTTGCGCCGGGAGATCGCCAAGCGCTCTTTGGAGCGCCTCATCAGTGACGGCCGCATCCATCCGGCGCGCATCGAGGAGATCGTGAAGAAGGTGGAGAAGGAGATGGAAGTGCAGGTGCGCGAGATCGGCGAGCAGGCCACCTTCGATCTTGGCGTGCACGGCATTCATCCAGAGTTGGTGAAGCTCTTGGGGCAACTGCGCTTTCGCACCAGCTTTACCCAGAACGTGCTCCAGCATTCCCTCGAGGTGGGCTTCCTCTGCGGCATCATGGCGGCGGAGCTGGGCATGGACGTGAAAAAGGCCCGGCGAGCCGGCTTGCTCCATGACATCGGCAAGGCCGTGGACCACGAGGTGGAAGGCCCGCACGCGGTCATTGGTGCAGACCTGGCAAAAAAATACAACGAGCCCGGGGATGTCATCCATGCCATCGCCGCCCATCATGAGGACGTTCCCCCCAAGAGCGTCCTGGCGGTATTGGTGCAGGCGGCGGATGCCCTCTCCGGCGCCCGGCCCGGGGCCCGCAAGGAACTTTTGGAGAGCTACGTCAAGCGCCTGGAGGAGCTCGAAGGCATTGCGATGAGTTTTGCGGGCGTCACCCGCGCCTACGCCATTCAGGCCGGCCGGGAAGTGCGGGTCATGGTGGACTGCGACCAGGTGAACGACGATGGCGTGTTTTTGCTGAGCAAAGACATTGCCAAGCAAATCGAAGAAAAGATGACGTATCCGGGCCAGATCCGGGTGACGGTCATCCGGGAGAAACGCGCCGTGGGCGTGGCCAAATAA
- the glmU gene encoding bifunctional UDP-N-acetylglucosamine diphosphorylase/glucosamine-1-phosphate N-acetyltransferase GlmU, protein MKNKDYGVVILAAGKGTRMHSDLPKVLHTLLEKPLLGYLLDATSSVTHRWIVVGHGHHLVEAAFPEQVSSMVLQAEQLGTGHAVREAWPRVVASGVEYVCVLSGDTPLVQADCLDALVASCRSAGAAVGFVSVMLDDPTGYGRVVRDPSGAVQAVVEDKDLARLGVDAGIREVNAGVYALRVQDVGPLLERLDTANAQAEYYLPQVIPLARESGLRVAAVPAETAEDFWGVNSPAQLVALEEVVRRRVVDMWRRRAVIVRMPQSVRIGPDVELSPGVELTGPVEIYGKSQIMAGSRVESHVWMRDCRLEGATVRAFSHLEGAVLGPGCVVGPFARLRPGTVLEAGARVGNFVETKKAHLGPGVKAGHLSYLGDAVIGAQTNIGAGTITCNYDGVRKHTTHIEPHAFIGSNTALVAPVTVGEGAVVGAGSVVTKDVPQGMLCVARARQVHLPWRRKEKDHAGES, encoded by the coding sequence GTGAAAAATAAGGATTATGGCGTCGTGATCCTTGCCGCCGGCAAGGGCACCCGCATGCACAGCGATCTTCCCAAAGTGCTCCACACGCTTTTGGAAAAGCCCCTTTTGGGCTATCTCTTGGATGCGACGTCCTCTGTTACGCATCGATGGATCGTTGTGGGGCACGGGCATCACCTCGTTGAGGCTGCATTTCCCGAACAGGTATCGTCCATGGTGCTCCAAGCGGAGCAATTGGGCACCGGACACGCCGTGCGCGAGGCCTGGCCGCGCGTGGTGGCAAGCGGCGTGGAATACGTGTGTGTGCTGAGTGGAGACACCCCCTTGGTCCAGGCGGACTGTTTGGACGCTCTGGTGGCGTCGTGCCGCAGCGCAGGGGCTGCGGTGGGATTTGTGAGTGTGATGCTGGACGACCCCACGGGGTATGGCCGGGTGGTGCGGGACCCTTCCGGTGCGGTCCAGGCTGTGGTGGAAGACAAGGACTTGGCGCGCTTGGGCGTGGACGCGGGCATCCGGGAAGTCAACGCCGGGGTCTACGCCCTGCGGGTGCAGGATGTGGGGCCGCTTTTGGAGCGGCTTGATACCGCCAATGCCCAGGCCGAGTACTATCTGCCGCAGGTCATCCCCTTGGCCCGGGAGTCGGGGTTGCGGGTGGCGGCAGTGCCGGCGGAGACGGCTGAGGACTTTTGGGGCGTCAATTCCCCGGCCCAATTGGTGGCCCTCGAAGAGGTGGTGCGGCGGCGCGTGGTCGATATGTGGCGCCGCCGTGCCGTGATTGTGCGTATGCCTCAGAGTGTGCGCATCGGCCCGGATGTGGAGCTGAGTCCGGGAGTGGAGCTTACGGGACCGGTGGAGATTTACGGTAAAAGCCAGATTATGGCAGGCTCTCGGGTGGAGTCCCATGTGTGGATGCGCGACTGCCGCCTGGAGGGCGCTACGGTGCGCGCTTTTTCCCACCTGGAAGGCGCGGTGCTGGGACCGGGCTGCGTGGTCGGGCCCTTTGCCCGCCTGCGTCCTGGCACGGTGCTGGAGGCCGGCGCCCGGGTGGGCAATTTCGTGGAAACCAAGAAGGCGCACCTGGGCCCTGGGGTCAAGGCCGGGCATTTGAGTTATCTCGGCGATGCCGTCATTGGGGCGCAGACCAATATCGGGGCAGGGACCATCACCTGCAATTATGATGGGGTGCGCAAGCATACGACCCACATCGAGCCCCACGCCTTCATCGGCAGCAACACGGCCCTGGTGGCGCCGGTGACGGTAGGCGAAGGCGCGGTGGTGGGCGCGGGCTCGGTGGTGACCAAGGACGTGCCCCAGGGCATGCTGTGCGTGGCGCGCGCCAGGCAGGTGCACCTGCCCTGGCGGCGCAAGGAGAAGGACCATGCTGGAGAATCTTGA
- the minE gene encoding cell division topological specificity factor MinE has translation MGIFSYFRSKKTSAQVAKNRLQIIVAHERAENSGYDFLPQLRRELLCVVQKYVPVELDHIRVDVSKEGNCEILEFNVTLPERR, from the coding sequence ATGGGGATTTTCAGCTATTTTCGGTCCAAAAAGACCAGCGCCCAGGTCGCCAAGAACCGGCTCCAGATCATCGTCGCCCATGAGCGGGCGGAGAACTCGGGGTATGATTTTCTGCCGCAGTTGCGGCGGGAGCTCTTGTGCGTGGTGCAAAAATACGTGCCCGTGGAGCTCGATCATATTCGTGTGGATGTCTCCAAAGAGGGCAATTGCGAGATCCTGGAATTCAACGTCACCCTCCCGGAGCGGCGGTAA